From the genome of Candidatus Hydrogenedentota bacterium:
GAGGCGCTGGCTCTGCCGCCCGGCCCCGGGGCCGCGGCGCAATCGAACAAATTCCTTACGCACCTGCACGGGTGTTCGGCCCTGACCACCGCGGACCCCGAACTGCGCGGCTTGGTCGAGCACGCGGGTATCCGCAATCGTCCGCTCGGTCTGCTCGAAAGCACGGCGGTACAATTGAAGGACGGCCGCGTCGTCATGCTCATGCGCGCGGAGTACGGCGGATTCCTGTGGCGCGCCGAAAGCTCCGACAACGGCCGCACCTGGACGGACGCATGGCAAACGGACATCCCCAACCCGACGAGCCTGGCCGCGCTCATCCGCATGCCTGATGGACGCATCGCGCTGATCCACAACGCCGTCGGCGGCGTCGTGGGCCAGAACGCCAGGCGCGATCCACTGTCCATATGGCTCAGCAAAGATGAGACGGAAAGCTGGTACCTCAAGGAAGACGTGATCACGGGCGGTTCGCTCGCCTATCCCTGCCCGCTGATCGTGGATGGCCGCCTGGTGTTCTCATATGATCGCAACCGCCGCGAGGCCCGATTCGTGGAAGTCGAATTGCCGCCGCTCTAACGCGCGCGCAAGAGCGGCGCGGCGCGGCCCGAGACAGGCAGCCAGGAGGCGTCTAATCACCCATGAACGCCGATGGAAGTCCTCCTGTCTGCGTTTACAGGCGTTCATCAGCGGCTCATAAGGAAACTCGCCTCTGACGCTCCGAGACGGTAACTAGATTTCCGGCGGCAGCGCCAGCGGGTCGCCCACGAGGCGTTGCCAGTCGCGGACCGACTGTGCCAGCCGCTCCACGCGTTCCCGGTGCTCGCTCTTGCCGAAAACGTTGGTGGTCTCACCAGGGTCGGCGGCCAATTGGAATACCTGATGCCGGTCGCGATCACTCAGGCACAATTTCCATCCATCCTGGGTAATGACCGCTCGGGTGGAAGGTCCCTGCCGTTTTGAGGCGTCGCGTATTGCGCCGCCCGGATTTCTGCCCCCGGCCATGGCTTCCGGCGCGTTCCACTGCACAAAAACGGGATCCGTGAGCGAAGCTTCGCCTCGCACGACGTTGGCGAGACTCTTTCCGGGAAGGTCATCGCGCGGGGGCGCGCCCAGCAGTTCGAGCAGCGTCGGGACGAGGTCAATTTGGCTTACATGTCCTTCCACAACATGCTGGCGGCGCCCCCATTCGGGCACGCGCATCATCCAGGGCACGCGTATCGCTTCCTGATACATGACGCTCTTCTCGACCATGCGGTGCGAACCCATCATGTCGCCGTGGTCGGACGTAAATACCACGATCGTGTCGCCGGCAAGCCCCAGTTCTTCCAGCGTTGTCAGAATCGCTCCCACGCTGCGGTCCACCTGGCTGACAAGTCCCCAATATTGTGCGATCAATTGCCGCCAGCCCGATTCCTGCGTCAAATCAACACCAGTCCCGTAGTTCGTCGTGACATACTTGCGCACGCGTTCGCGATAGGCCTCCGGCTCGTTCTCTTCGATGGGGTCATCGAAATTTGTCGGCAAAATCACGTCCTCGGGACGGTGCAGGCCGTTCAGGGGCCCTGTGAACGGCATATGCGGTTCGAGAAAGTTCACAAACAGCATGAAAGGCTCATCGCGATGCCGCCGCAGGAAATCACAGGCCTCGCGCTCCAGGTACTTCGGCTTGCAGTGCTCGAGCGGAAGCCGGGCGGCAAAGTCCCGGCTGAAGTCGCCGCGTCCGCCATCCGGCTTGTGGCCCAGGTTCTTGAGCCAGGCGCAATAACTGCTCGTCGACGCCGGGTCGCGCCCTTCGCTGAAATACCTTGAGTAAATATCCTCGATACTGCGCCATTCCTCGAAGCCGTGTTGCGCGAAAAGCTCATCGCCCAGATGCCATTTGCCGAAATAGCCCGTGCGGTAATCCGGGCCGGCCGCGAGCTCAGGCAGGGTTCGTGTGTCCTGCGCCAGCGCGACATTATTCTGCGTGCAGCCGCTCTGGTGCGGCCACAGCCCCGTCATAACGGTCGCGCGCGACGGCGTGCACACCGGCTGACTTACGTAAGCGTTGCGGAAGACCACACTCTCCGAGGCAAGCCTTGAGAGATTCGGCGACTGGATGCGCGGGTTCCCATATACGTCGATCGTATCCGCGCGCTGTTCATCCGTCCAGAGGAACAGGAGGTTCGGCTTCCGCCGGGGTGCGGCCTGCGCGCGGGGGCCGGGCATGGCGGCCGCTGCCGTGGCCGCCGCAGCCGCTTTCAGGAACACTCGGCGATCAGTCTTGAGAAACATGCGAGTATCTCCCCTCCCAATCTGGCA
Proteins encoded in this window:
- a CDS encoding sulfatase-like hydrolase/transferase, which translates into the protein MFLKTDRRVFLKAAAAATAAAAMPGPRAQAAPRRKPNLLFLWTDEQRADTIDVYGNPRIQSPNLSRLASESVVFRNAYVSQPVCTPSRATVMTGLWPHQSGCTQNNVALAQDTRTLPELAAGPDYRTGYFGKWHLGDELFAQHGFEEWRSIEDIYSRYFSEGRDPASTSSYCAWLKNLGHKPDGGRGDFSRDFAARLPLEHCKPKYLEREACDFLRRHRDEPFMLFVNFLEPHMPFTGPLNGLHRPEDVILPTNFDDPIEENEPEAYRERVRKYVTTNYGTGVDLTQESGWRQLIAQYWGLVSQVDRSVGAILTTLEELGLAGDTIVVFTSDHGDMMGSHRMVEKSVMYQEAIRVPWMMRVPEWGRRQHVVEGHVSQIDLVPTLLELLGAPPRDDLPGKSLANVVRGEASLTDPVFVQWNAPEAMAGGRNPGGAIRDASKRQGPSTRAVITQDGWKLCLSDRDRHQVFQLAADPGETTNVFGKSEHRERVERLAQSVRDWQRLVGDPLALPPEI